The genomic DNA CCGCGTCCATGAACAACATCATCGAGAAGATGGCCTTCACCATCAAGCCCCAGGGCAAGCTGAGCGAATACATGAACCTGGGCAAGCGGTTCCTTGAAGCGGGCAAGTTCAAGGAGGCCCTGGAGGTGGGCGGCAAGATCCTCGAAGCCAAGCCCAACAGCCCGGCTGGGCTGATGCTGCGCGGCGATGTGTTTCTTGAGATGGGCAAACGCGAAGAGGCCGTGGCCAACTACATGAAGGCCCACGAAAGCTCGCGCCTCTACCTGGAGCCGCTCAAGCGGCTGGCCCTGGCCTATGAGGGAGTGGACGACGAAAAGCACCTGGAATATCTCAAGAAGCTCGACAGATTGAGCCCGCTCAACACCGAACGCAAGACCGACATCGGCAAGGTACACATGGCCCGCAAGGAGCTGGACCGGGCCGAAAAGTACTTTGACCAGGCCATTGAGACGGCCACCCGCGAGGCCATGAGTCTTGTGGGCTCTGTGGCCGAGCAGATATCCGAGGCCGTCAGCCATGCATCGCCGGAAATGTCGGAAAAATACCTGCTCAAGGTCATCGAGACCAAGGGCCAGTCGCTGAACAAGGACGACATCGCCCTGTTCAACAAGCTCGGCATCGCCCTGCGCGGCCAGGGCAAGTGGCGCGAGGCCATAGACAACTACAGCCGCGCCCTGGCCATCTCGCCTGACGACGAGGGGCTGCACTACAACATGGGCATGGCCTACTTCGACGGCGGCGACAAGCGCATGGCCGCCCGCTGCTTCGACACCGCGCTGGAGAAGAACCCGGATTTCCATAAGGAAAGCGAGGTGGCCTCCCTGAACCTGGGCACCATCTACGCCGAGCTGCGCCAGCCCGACAAGGCCATCCCGTTCCTCAAGAACGCCCTGGCCCTCAATCCGGGCAATAGCGCAGCCAAGCAGAAGCTCGACGCCCTGAGCCGGTAGCCCGCCTCCCTTGACCCAAAGGGTGCGCTTCCCTTAGGGTGGAGCCTTGCAAGGCAACCGTCACGGGCGCTTGGCGCGCCGCGGAGGGCCAATGGCGAGCCACCAATTCGACCAGATAGTCCGGTCTTTCCTTGAAACCGGAGCCATCGTCTATCTCTCTGACGACGCGGTTTTCATCCGGGCG from Pseudodesulfovibrio aespoeensis Aspo-2 includes the following:
- a CDS encoding tetratricopeptide repeat protein, coding for MADKKYDSIVYDFFESRNGAVLLLSEDPLFKKTLSSTIFKILGTKRDCFFAFENAQYGLRKLQDLRKSKVECIFFIERLINGRPSTDTILTIKRLLPDLKVIVLVGETKRENIAYFYEIGVNNVISKPASMNNIIEKMAFTIKPQGKLSEYMNLGKRFLEAGKFKEALEVGGKILEAKPNSPAGLMLRGDVFLEMGKREEAVANYMKAHESSRLYLEPLKRLALAYEGVDDEKHLEYLKKLDRLSPLNTERKTDIGKVHMARKELDRAEKYFDQAIETATREAMSLVGSVAEQISEAVSHASPEMSEKYLLKVIETKGQSLNKDDIALFNKLGIALRGQGKWREAIDNYSRALAISPDDEGLHYNMGMAYFDGGDKRMAARCFDTALEKNPDFHKESEVASLNLGTIYAELRQPDKAIPFLKNALALNPGNSAAKQKLDALSR